In a single window of the Heliangelus exortis chromosome 1, bHelExo1.hap1, whole genome shotgun sequence genome:
- the LOC139791306 gene encoding potassium voltage-gated channel subfamily A member 5-like, producing the protein MEIALVTLENGGATAIEGGEDAAVGGGSARARWRGDLLHIAGSAAAAAAPRLSDGKEGDPPQPPPPAPPQPPPLPAPQPPPLSADEEREQQPPDPRGGGERRRSSASSSNGPARGAPPVPPQPPARPPLPGAAVELGPPEEGGHRRGMAMAAAGEEEEEEEEGEAAVVAASRATMHHQRVLINISGLRFETQLGTLSQFPDTLLGDPDKRMRYFDPLRNEYFFDRNRPSFDAILYFYQSGGKLRRPVNVSIDVFADEIRFYQLGEEAMERFREDEGFIKEEEKPLPLNEFQRQVWLIFEYPESSGSARAIAIVSVLVILISIITFCLETLPEFRDEREIPVPLPPQSGGLNGTTGDALPVQPPSSLSDPFFIVETTCVIWFTFELLVRFFACPSKPEFSRNIMNIIDIVAIIPYFITLGTELAHEQQQPGTGSSNGGGGQQQAMSLAILRVIRLVRVFRIFKLSRHSKGLQILGQTLKASMRELGLLIFFLFIGVILFSSAVYFAEADDPESHFSSIPDAFWWAVVTMTTVGYGDMRPVTVGGKIVGSLCAIAGVLTIALPVPVIVSNFNYFYHRETDHEEHTVLKDEHSSAQGSTAGEDTKRRSSRNSLNKSVVHLENSEGFNNDTSSLEKTNIKAKSNVDLRKSLYAFCLDTNRETDL; encoded by the coding sequence ATGGAGATCGCGCTGGTGACTCTGGAGAACGGCGGCGCCACGGCCATCGAGGGCGGCGAGGATGCCGCGGTCGGCGGCGGTAGCGCCCGAGCCCGGTGGCGGGGCGACTTGCTCCATATCGccggctccgccgccgccgccgccgcgccgcGGCTGAGCGACGGCAAGGAAGGCGACCCgccacagccaccaccaccgGCACCGCCACAGCCACCGCCACTGCCAGCGCCACAGCCGCCGCCGCTGTCGGCGGACGAGGAGCGGGAGCAGCAGCCGCCGGACCCCCGGGGAGGCGGCGAGAGGCGCCGCAGCAGCGCGAGCAGCTCCAACGGCCCGGCGCGCGGAGCACCCCCCGTGCCGCCCCAACCGCCGGCGCGACCCCCGCTCCCCGGTGCGGCGGTGGAGCTGGGACCCCCGGAGGAAGGGGGACACCGCCGGGGCATGGCCATGGCGGCGGCCGgcgaggaggaagaggaggaggaggagggggaggcggCGGTGGTGGCAGCCAGCCGGGCCACCATGCACCACCAGCGGGTGCTGATCAACATTTCGGGGCTGCGCTTTGAGACCCAGCTGGGCACCCTCAGCCAGTTCCCCGACACGCTGCTGGGGGATCCGGATAAACGGATGCGCTACTTCGACCCGCTCCGCAACGAGTACTTCTTTGACCGGAACCGGCCCAGCTTCGACGCCATCCTCTATTTCTACCAGTCCGGGGGCAAGCTCCGCCGGCCCGTCAATGTCTCCATCGATGTCTTCGCCGATGAGATCCGCTTCTACCAACTGGGCGAGGAGGCCATGGAGCGTTTCCGGGAGGACGAGGGCTTCAtcaaagaggaggagaagcccCTGCCCCTCAATGAGTTCCAGCGCCAGGTCTGGCTCATCTTTGAGTATCCTGAAAGCTCCGGCTCAGCCCGGGCCATTGCCATCGTCTCTGTGCTGGTCATCCTGATCTCCATCATCACTTTCTGCCTGGAGACTCTGCCAGAATTCAGGGACGAGAGGGAAATTCCTGTGCCTCTGCCCCCACAAAGTGGAGGTTTGAATGGCACGACTGGGGACGCCCTGCCCGTGCAGCCACCCAGTAGCCTTTCTGACCCCTTCTTCATCGTTGAGACCACCTGTGTGATCTGGTTCACCTTTGAACTCCTCGTCCGCTTCTTTGCCTGCCCCAGCAAGCCCGAGTTCTCCCGCAACATCATGAACATCATTGACATTGTGGCCATCATCCCCTACTTCATCACCCTGGGCACCGAGCTGGcccatgagcagcagcagcctgggactGGCAGCAGCAATGGGGGTGGGGGCCAGCAGCAAGCCATGTCCCTCGCCATCCTCAGAGTAATTCGCTTGGTCAGGGTCTTCAGGATCTTCAAGCTCTCCAGGCACTCCAAGGGTTTACAGATCTTGGGACAGACTTTGAAAGCCAGCATGAGGGAGCTTGGTCtcctcatcttcttcctcttcattgGGGTGATCCTCTTCTCCAGTGCTGTCTACTTTGCTGAAGCTGATGACCCCGAGTCGCATTTCTCCAGCATCCCTGATGCTTTCTGGTGGGCAGTGGTCACCATGACTACTGTGGGCTATGGGGATATGCGACCTGTCACAGTGGGGGGCAAGATTGTGGGCTCCTTGTGTGCCATCGCAGGTGTGCTCACCATcgccctgcctgtccctgtcaTTGTGTCCAACTTCAACTACTTCTACCACCGAGAGACTGATCATGAAGAGCACACTGTCCTCAAAGATGAACACAGTAGTGCTcagggcagcacagcaggggAAGATACAAAGAGAAGATCCAGTAGAAACTCTCTGAACAAATCTGTTGTGCACTTGGAAAACAGTGAGGGGTTCAACAATGACACCAGCTCCTTAGAGAAAACCAATATCAAAGCTAAAAGTAATGTAGACCTCAGAAAATCTCTGTATGCTTTCTGTCTGGACACCAATAGAGAAACAGACCTGTAA